A genomic stretch from Pararhizobium sp. IMCC21322 includes:
- a CDS encoding MFS transporter codes for MTTVLAPSAKSASVWNIRALFLCEAVVLTSIFPRFPDLKEMLALDHAQLGLSLLGLPLGTLLSLVLAGGLVDRLGTRKASLIGISLVAISMILPTLAVSMMALFVALFVVGLSLALIEIGMNVDADRVEKWASKPIMSSCHGFWSVGALIGTGLGALCAGIGISPLQQILIISPIFGIAGILIIQLRTPIPVPPPSAQLAPTFALPTRALLGVAVFAVGLQMSEGAAFDWSGIYMKEVVGANATFIGMAYFSFTLPMAIGRFFGDHFRTVLGPVRLARITTLIGCLGLLILGLTETAIGSIVAWGLVGLGASMAFPLAVTAAAERDDRPAAVNVASVFLVAFTAFVIGPPLIGFVSKLVGLQNGLMALLPFCILGYFLAPSLKPK; via the coding sequence ATGACCACCGTACTTGCACCTTCCGCAAAATCTGCATCAGTTTGGAACATAAGGGCTTTGTTTTTGTGCGAAGCCGTTGTTCTGACATCAATCTTTCCGCGATTCCCCGATCTGAAAGAAATGCTCGCTCTGGACCATGCCCAACTGGGCTTAAGCCTTCTGGGCCTGCCCTTGGGGACACTCCTGTCACTTGTTTTGGCCGGCGGTCTGGTGGATCGGTTGGGAACACGGAAGGCATCGTTGATTGGCATTAGCCTGGTGGCAATATCCATGATTCTGCCTACGTTGGCAGTTTCCATGATGGCTCTGTTCGTCGCATTGTTTGTGGTTGGACTGTCCCTGGCCCTCATCGAGATTGGTATGAATGTAGATGCCGACCGCGTTGAGAAATGGGCGTCGAAACCCATTATGAGTTCCTGTCACGGTTTTTGGAGCGTTGGCGCACTCATTGGAACCGGTCTGGGCGCTTTGTGTGCCGGCATTGGGATTTCGCCGCTGCAGCAAATCCTGATTATTTCTCCGATCTTCGGAATTGCGGGAATTCTGATTATCCAATTGCGCACGCCCATCCCGGTCCCTCCGCCCTCGGCCCAATTGGCACCGACATTTGCCTTGCCAACCAGAGCATTGCTGGGTGTTGCCGTATTTGCAGTCGGTTTGCAGATGTCAGAAGGAGCTGCTTTTGACTGGAGTGGTATCTATATGAAGGAAGTTGTGGGTGCCAACGCCACTTTCATCGGCATGGCCTATTTTTCTTTCACACTCCCTATGGCCATTGGGCGGTTCTTCGGTGACCATTTCCGCACGGTTTTGGGGCCAGTCAGGCTTGCGCGGATCACAACACTGATCGGCTGTTTGGGCTTGCTTATACTGGGGCTTACGGAAACAGCCATTGGTTCGATTGTGGCATGGGGGCTGGTGGGGCTTGGTGCCTCCATGGCTTTTCCTCTGGCTGTAACAGCGGCAGCAGAGCGTGATGATCGACCCGCAGCTGTGAATGTAGCCAGCGTGTTTCTGGTCGCTTTCACGGCATTTGTCATAGGCCCACCGCTTATCGGTTTCGTTTCCAAGTTGGTTGGTCTGCAAAATGGACTGATGGCGCTGCTTCCATTTTGCATTCTTGGGTATTTTTTGGCACCATCCCTAAAACCAAAATGA
- a CDS encoding quinone oxidoreductase yields the protein MTKAIVVRETGGPEVLNYETIELADPKDGEALVRHAAIGVNFIDVYFRSGLYPSPTGMPFIPGNEGAGIVEAVGAGVSHVKAGDRVAYVGPIGSYAESRIVPADRLVALPDDISDKTAAAMMLKGITAQFLLCRTFKVAEGHTILFHAASGGVGLIACQWAKALGATIIGTVGSAEKAELAKAHGAHHTINYRTEDFVARVQEITGGKGVDVVYDSIGQDTYPGSLDSLKPLGMWVSFGQASGPITNFNLADLALKGSLFATRPTIFNYIAERSDLEQSANDLFNVVSSGRVKIPIHQEYALADARAAHEALESRRTTGASILTV from the coding sequence ATGACAAAGGCAATTGTGGTCCGCGAAACCGGAGGCCCCGAGGTTCTGAACTATGAGACCATCGAATTGGCAGATCCGAAGGATGGCGAAGCGCTTGTTCGCCATGCCGCAATTGGTGTCAATTTCATTGATGTCTATTTCCGCTCCGGCCTTTATCCCTCGCCAACCGGAATGCCATTCATTCCGGGCAATGAAGGCGCAGGAATTGTGGAAGCGGTCGGGGCCGGCGTCTCGCATGTGAAAGCCGGAGATCGCGTCGCTTATGTAGGCCCCATCGGTTCTTATGCGGAAAGCCGAATTGTTCCGGCAGATCGGCTTGTGGCATTGCCCGACGATATTTCAGACAAGACCGCTGCAGCCATGATGCTGAAAGGCATTACCGCGCAGTTCCTTCTATGCCGCACATTCAAGGTTGCTGAAGGGCACACCATTCTCTTCCATGCCGCGTCCGGAGGGGTTGGTCTGATCGCCTGTCAGTGGGCCAAAGCACTTGGCGCAACAATTATTGGAACTGTTGGGTCGGCTGAAAAAGCTGAACTGGCAAAAGCACATGGTGCGCATCACACAATCAACTATCGAACCGAGGATTTTGTGGCCCGTGTTCAGGAAATCACAGGTGGCAAGGGTGTTGATGTTGTTTATGATTCCATTGGGCAGGATACATATCCCGGATCGCTCGATAGTTTGAAGCCGCTCGGCATGTGGGTCTCATTTGGCCAGGCATCAGGCCCGATCACCAATTTCAACCTGGCCGATCTGGCCTTGAAAGGATCGTTATTCGCAACGCGCCCCACCATATTCAATTACATTGCGGAGCGGTCAGACCTGGAGCAAAGTGCGAATGATCTGTTCAACGTCGTATCATCTGGCCGTGTCAAAATTCCAATTCATCAGGAGTATGCACTGGCAGATGCGAGAGCGGCTCATGAAGCACTCGAAAGTCGTCGGACCACAGGTGCCAGCATTCTGACCGTTTGA
- the uraH gene encoding hydroxyisourate hydrolase, with protein sequence MAGLTTHVLDTATGLPVSGLKIELWSADGQNRLAERVTNSDGRTDKPLVAADDAEDGFYEIRFFVEDYLKSFPKESPFFDLISIRFRYSAGRPHHHVPLLLSPFGYSTYRGS encoded by the coding sequence ATGGCAGGATTGACAACACATGTGCTTGATACGGCCACAGGTCTTCCTGTGTCTGGTCTCAAGATCGAATTATGGTCAGCAGACGGACAAAACCGTTTGGCCGAGCGGGTCACAAACTCCGATGGCCGCACGGACAAGCCATTGGTTGCAGCAGACGACGCAGAGGATGGATTTTACGAAATTCGGTTCTTCGTCGAGGATTATTTGAAGAGCTTTCCCAAAGAGTCGCCATTCTTTGATCTCATAAGCATCCGCTTCCGCTACAGCGCCGGGCGTCCACACCACCATGTGCCGTTGCTGCTCTCACCTTTCGGCTATTCCACCTATCGCGGGAGTTGA
- the xdhA gene encoding xanthine dehydrogenase small subunit, whose amino-acid sequence MLHELCFRLNDEAITLSNFGSTDTLLDFIREQKNLAGTKEGCNEGDCGACTIAMGELENGELVYRPVNACIQLLGMAHGKHVITVDHLSKEGEALHPVQDAMASHHGSQCGFCTPGIVMSLYCLHEDRKDPPTRETVNTWLAGNLCRCTGYRPIVDAAMESCFGPTVPSSHPTDEMSAIDPSQSLFVGNDDAFFAAPATLKEALDLYAKHPDATPVAGATDVGLWVTKRLDELPKILFLGRIQGFSDIAVDTDGLTMGAGVTYEAALSHLAEIDPDIAELILRIGSRQVRASGTIGGNVANGSPIGDTPPLLIVLEAEVELQSADKKRSMPIEEFFIEYGKQDRKASELLTSIQVPALKPGEHLRCSKITKRFDQDISAVMAAFKITLKGDRIAAARIAYGGMAGTPKRANSAEQLLQGISISDEAAWSPAIAALSDDFAPMSDMRASASYRMTAAQNLLRKALLEIGGTSSDATRVTMTRPDDLEAAE is encoded by the coding sequence ATGCTGCACGAACTTTGCTTTCGGCTGAATGATGAAGCCATCACGCTAAGCAATTTTGGTTCTACCGATACGCTGCTCGACTTTATCCGCGAGCAGAAGAATCTGGCCGGTACAAAAGAAGGCTGCAATGAAGGCGATTGCGGCGCCTGTACAATCGCCATGGGCGAATTGGAAAATGGCGAACTGGTGTATCGCCCGGTCAATGCCTGTATCCAATTGCTCGGCATGGCCCATGGCAAACACGTGATTACCGTGGATCATCTTTCAAAAGAGGGCGAGGCTTTGCATCCGGTGCAGGATGCCATGGCCAGTCATCATGGCTCGCAATGCGGCTTCTGCACGCCAGGCATTGTGATGTCTTTGTACTGTCTGCATGAGGACCGCAAGGACCCGCCAACACGAGAAACTGTCAACACCTGGCTGGCAGGCAATCTGTGTCGGTGTACCGGTTACCGGCCGATTGTTGATGCCGCAATGGAAAGCTGTTTTGGACCTACTGTTCCTTCAAGCCATCCCACTGATGAGATGAGTGCAATTGACCCATCACAATCCCTGTTTGTTGGTAATGATGACGCGTTTTTCGCAGCACCAGCCACATTGAAGGAAGCACTCGACTTATACGCAAAACATCCTGACGCAACGCCCGTTGCTGGCGCAACCGATGTCGGGCTATGGGTCACCAAACGATTGGATGAGCTTCCGAAAATCCTCTTTCTGGGCCGCATTCAGGGCTTTTCAGACATCGCGGTCGACACCGACGGGTTAACAATGGGCGCTGGTGTGACCTATGAGGCGGCTCTGTCTCATCTGGCAGAAATAGATCCGGATATTGCTGAGCTGATTTTACGTATCGGCTCTCGTCAGGTCCGGGCAAGTGGCACCATTGGTGGCAACGTAGCGAACGGATCGCCCATCGGTGATACGCCGCCCTTGTTGATTGTGCTGGAGGCTGAAGTCGAATTGCAGAGTGCGGACAAAAAACGCTCCATGCCCATCGAAGAGTTTTTCATTGAGTATGGCAAGCAGGACCGCAAAGCCAGCGAACTGCTGACCTCAATCCAGGTTCCCGCACTGAAGCCAGGCGAGCATTTGCGGTGCAGTAAAATCACCAAGCGTTTCGATCAGGATATTTCGGCCGTCATGGCTGCATTCAAGATCACATTGAAGGGCGACCGAATTGCTGCTGCACGGATAGCCTATGGTGGCATGGCCGGCACGCCAAAACGTGCAAACAGCGCGGAACAATTGCTGCAAGGCATTTCCATATCAGATGAGGCTGCGTGGTCGCCTGCAATTGCAGCTTTGAGTGATGATTTTGCGCCCATGAGTGATATGCGTGCAAGTGCGTCCTACAGAATGACAGCAGCGCAAAATCTGCTGCGCAAAGCTTTGCTGGAAATTGGTGGAACATCCAGCGATGCAACACGGGTAACGATGACACGACCTGATGATCTGGAGGCTGCCGAATGA